Proteins from a genomic interval of Desulforegulaceae bacterium:
- a CDS encoding pyridoxal phosphate-dependent aminotransferase, whose translation MAVAEKIESFMGKSSWIRKMFEEGARMKAKYGADKVFDLSLGNPNLPPPKEFQEALMVEAAVETEGIHGYMPNPGYPQVRAEIAKSASVDQEVSLTENEILMTCGAAGALNVTLKTILNPGEKVVVSKPYFVEYDFYLDNHGGELVTVPSTKSFGLDFNEIEKAIKKDTRALLINSPNNPSGVIYSKEELDKLGEILEAKSKEFGKVIYLISDEPYRRIAFDNIVVPGVLRAYKNSIVASSYSKELSLAGERIGYIAISPTADDKEKLFNGMALCNRILGFVNAPGLMQRVVAKIQGAKVDIEAYERKKQILCDGLREAGYDFVEPKGAFFLFPKSPIADDVEFVKILQEEKVLAVPGSGFGVPGHFRLSFCVSDSVIENSIKGFKAAIDKCKK comes from the coding sequence ATGGCTGTAGCTGAAAAAATTGAGTCTTTTATGGGGAAATCATCCTGGATAAGAAAAATGTTTGAAGAAGGTGCAAGAATGAAGGCAAAATACGGAGCTGATAAGGTATTTGACCTAAGCCTTGGAAACCCGAATCTTCCTCCTCCAAAAGAATTTCAGGAAGCTCTTATGGTTGAAGCTGCTGTAGAAACCGAAGGAATTCACGGATATATGCCAAATCCGGGTTATCCCCAGGTAAGAGCAGAAATTGCAAAATCTGCTTCTGTTGATCAAGAAGTTTCTTTAACAGAAAATGAAATTCTAATGACCTGCGGTGCTGCAGGAGCTTTGAATGTAACTTTAAAAACCATTTTAAATCCAGGTGAAAAGGTTGTGGTTTCAAAGCCTTATTTTGTTGAATATGATTTTTACCTAGATAACCACGGGGGAGAGCTTGTTACTGTTCCTTCAACCAAAAGCTTTGGTCTTGATTTCAATGAAATAGAAAAAGCTATTAAAAAAGATACCAGAGCCCTTTTGATAAACTCACCCAACAACCCTTCAGGTGTAATTTACTCAAAAGAAGAACTAGATAAACTTGGTGAGATTCTTGAAGCCAAAAGTAAAGAGTTTGGAAAAGTAATTTATCTTATTTCTGATGAGCCCTATAGAAGAATTGCTTTTGATAATATTGTGGTTCCAGGTGTTTTAAGAGCATATAAAAATTCAATAGTAGCAAGTTCATACTCTAAAGAGCTGTCTTTGGCAGGGGAAAGAATAGGTTATATTGCAATTTCACCAACAGCAGATGACAAAGAGAAGCTGTTTAATGGAATGGCATTATGCAATAGAATTCTTGGTTTTGTAAATGCTCCCGGACTTATGCAAAGAGTTGTTGCAAAAATTCAGGGTGCCAAGGTAGATATTGAAGCCTATGAAAGAAAAAAACAGATTTTATGTGATGGGTTAAGGGAAGCTGGTTATGATTTTGTTGAGCCCAAAGGAGCTTTTTTCCTTTTCCCAAAATCTCCCATAGCAGACGATGTTGAGTTCGTTAAAATTCTTCAGGAAGAAAAAGTGCTGGCAGTTCCGGGTTCAGGATTTGGAGTACCAGGACATTTCAGGTTGTCATTTTGTGTTTCAGATTCTGTTATTGAAAATTCCATCAAGGGATTTAAAGCTGCAATTGATAAATGTAAAAAATAA